One Alkaliphilus sp. B6464 genomic window carries:
- a CDS encoding MarR family winged helix-turn-helix transcriptional regulator, translated as MDFHDPDSLQHIFYQVIRLHHQRSHMLLDKVGVYPGQPFLLFALYHRNGQSQKDLANKLNIKASTIATMVKRMEKVGLIERRQDFEDQRVSRVYITEKGMEVCKEVDKIRKVIEIESFSNFTEEEQMLLRRLLMQMRDNLKKACHNS; from the coding sequence ATGGACTTTCATGATCCAGATTCGTTACAACATATTTTTTATCAAGTAATACGCCTTCATCATCAAAGAAGCCATATGCTCTTAGATAAAGTAGGGGTATATCCAGGTCAGCCTTTTCTATTATTTGCCCTATACCATAGAAATGGTCAGAGCCAGAAAGATTTAGCTAATAAGCTTAATATTAAGGCGTCTACAATTGCCACAATGGTTAAAAGAATGGAGAAAGTGGGGCTTATCGAGCGTAGGCAGGACTTTGAAGACCAGCGAGTTTCAAGGGTATATATTACTGAAAAAGGAATGGAAGTATGTAAAGAAGTTGATAAAATTAGAAAAGTTATAGAAATAGAATCCTTTAGTAATTTCACAGAAGAAGAGCAAATGCTACTCCGTAGATTATTAATGCAAATGCGGGATAATCTTAAAAAAGCATGTCATAATAGTTAG
- a CDS encoding ABC transporter ATP-binding protein: protein MFKIDNLEFKYPGNKADTIKGISFEFKEGEIFGFLGPSGMGKSTTQKIMTRILKDYRGQILYRGKDLREYDKSMFNDIGVGFEMPVLFTKLTAMENMRFYRDLYPKGAEIQPILKRLGLWEDRDKKVASFSKGMKSRLNFARALINDPKMLFLDEPTSGLDPVNARIVKNIISEFRQKGGTVFLTTHVMHDVEELCDRVAFITNGKIAEISSPKDLKLRYGKREITIEYKEDDKVLKDVFNMDTLKENNKLFDILKNKEVITIHSGETTLDEIFIKVTGVKTNE from the coding sequence ATGTTTAAAATCGACAACCTGGAATTTAAGTATCCTGGCAATAAAGCGGATACAATAAAAGGTATTTCATTTGAATTTAAAGAGGGTGAAATTTTTGGTTTCTTAGGCCCATCTGGAATGGGAAAATCTACAACTCAAAAAATAATGACAAGGATTTTAAAAGATTACAGGGGACAAATATTATATAGGGGCAAGGACCTTAGAGAATACGATAAAAGTATGTTTAATGACATTGGAGTTGGATTTGAAATGCCTGTACTTTTCACTAAACTAACTGCCATGGAAAACATGAGGTTTTATCGTGACCTATACCCTAAGGGAGCTGAGATACAGCCCATATTAAAACGTTTAGGTCTTTGGGAAGATAGGGACAAAAAGGTAGCATCCTTCTCTAAGGGTATGAAATCCAGACTTAATTTTGCTAGGGCCCTTATTAATGATCCTAAGATGCTATTTTTAGATGAACCAACAAGTGGACTTGACCCAGTAAATGCCCGTATAGTAAAGAATATAATTTCAGAGTTTCGTCAGAAAGGCGGTACTGTATTTTTAACAACCCATGTAATGCACGATGTGGAGGAACTTTGTGACAGAGTAGCCTTCATAACTAATGGAAAAATTGCAGAAATTAGCTCTCCAAAGGATTTAAAACTTCGTTACGGTAAAAGAGAAATAACAATTGAATATAAAGAAGATGATAAGGTGCTAAAGGATGTATTTAATATGGATACTCTAAAGGAAAATAATAAGTTGTTTGATATTTTAAAAAATAAAGAGGTAATTACAATCCACAGTGGAGAAACCACCCTTGATGAAATTTTTATTAAGGTAACTGGGGTGAAGACTAATGAATAA
- a CDS encoding ABC transporter permease has product MNKFITLVKGDQMRMRKYGITYASLFTAVLFVIMIQLINMNSIDAYFPLFIFIDATIMSFLLVGVSMIFEKQENTIKSMLVTSISKHQYLLSKIIATVASSLLILILLGAYGIIFKNLSINYVGIIGAVLLTAFVFSCFGILVTYISNDFTSLLMWIFAYSMIMIIPTLLQAFNIITGNWFKYIQYINPTQSALNVLNATVMPIDKTDFIISLSYLVILAVVLYIFAAKKFDKYSQKELGGE; this is encoded by the coding sequence ATGAATAAGTTTATAACCCTAGTGAAAGGTGATCAAATGCGAATGAGGAAGTACGGTATTACCTATGCAAGTTTATTTACGGCAGTACTTTTTGTAATTATGATACAGCTAATAAATATGAACTCTATAGACGCATACTTTCCTCTTTTTATATTTATAGATGCTACAATAATGTCCTTTTTACTGGTAGGAGTATCTATGATTTTTGAAAAACAAGAGAATACAATTAAATCTATGCTTGTGACTTCAATAAGTAAGCATCAGTATTTGTTATCAAAAATAATAGCCACAGTTGCTTCTTCTCTTTTAATCCTTATACTATTAGGTGCTTACGGCATTATATTTAAAAATCTATCAATAAACTATGTTGGTATTATTGGCGCCGTACTCTTAACAGCTTTTGTATTCTCATGCTTCGGTATTCTGGTTACTTATATATCTAATGATTTTACAAGTCTACTTATGTGGATATTTGCATATTCAATGATAATGATAATACCTACCTTACTACAGGCATTTAATATTATTACCGGGAATTGGTTTAAGTATATACAATATATTAACCCTACACAGTCTGCTCTTAATGTTTTAAATGCAACTGTTATGCCCATCGATAAGACAGATTTCATAATAAGCTTAAGTTATTTAGTGATTTTAGCAGTTGTTTTATATATATTTGCAGCAAAAAAGTTTGACAAGTATAGTCAGAAAGAGCTGGGAGGTGAATAG
- a CDS encoding ABC transporter permease: MRQSYIKYELKKWIRDPMVGFLLIYPIILALVVRFGVPFAENKFGFPLAPYYHIIIGALLLFVTILTGTVIAFSILDDRDNKILYAIDVSPVSFNTFIGLRFIMCFVLTYISSVLAILISGIEVPLYAMLLISISISLFASLSAMFINCFSNNKIEGFAVMKGGGSILIFPIVAMFFTDKKEFFFGFEPNFWTVKALSVAMQPNMNFNLTFGTYYIAGLLFVTALNFLIYKTFKRKILA, translated from the coding sequence ATGAGGCAAAGCTATATTAAATACGAGCTAAAAAAATGGATAAGGGACCCTATGGTAGGTTTTTTACTTATTTATCCTATAATACTAGCCCTCGTTGTAAGATTTGGAGTACCCTTTGCAGAAAACAAGTTTGGCTTTCCACTTGCCCCTTACTACCACATAATTATTGGTGCCTTATTATTATTTGTAACTATATTAACAGGTACTGTAATTGCATTTTCAATATTAGATGATAGGGACAATAAGATACTATATGCAATAGATGTATCCCCTGTTAGCTTTAATACCTTTATAGGACTTCGATTTATAATGTGCTTTGTATTAACCTATATTAGCAGTGTATTAGCCATATTAATTTCGGGTATTGAGGTTCCTTTATATGCTATGCTTCTGATATCTATATCTATATCTCTTTTTGCCTCCCTTTCAGCTATGTTTATTAACTGCTTCTCTAATAATAAAATTGAAGGTTTTGCTGTAATGAAGGGTGGAGGATCCATATTAATATTTCCAATAGTGGCCATGTTTTTTACTGATAAAAAAGAATTTTTCTTTGGATTTGAGCCTAACTTCTGGACTGTAAAGGCATTGAGCGTCGCAATGCAGCCTAATATGAATTTTAATCTTACTTTTGGAACGTATTATATAGCTGGACTCTTATTTGTAACAGCCCTTAACTTTTTAATATATAAGACTTTTAAGAGAAAGATTTTGGCTTGA